The genomic region cctcctctccccctcctctccccctcctctccccctcctctccccctcctctccccctcctctcccctcctctccctctctcctcctctctccctccctctccctccctctccctcctctccccctcccttcgtcccctcccctcctctccccctcccttcgtCCCCTCCCTTcgtcccctcccctcctctccctctctccctcctctctctctccctctctctctcctctctccctctctcccctctcttcaggcatgtgtttgtgtgtgtgtgtgtgtgtgtgtgtgcatgtgtgtgtgtgtgtgtgtgtgtgtgtgtgcatgtgtgtgtgtgtgtgtgtgtgtgtgtgtgtgtgtgtgcatgtgtgtgtgtgtgtgtgtgtgtgtgtgtgtgtgtgtgtgtgtgtgtgtgcatgtgtgtgtgtgtgtgtgtgtgtgtgtgtgtgtgtgtgtgcatgtgtgtgtgtgtgtgtgtgtgtgtgtgcgcgcacgctcttctctctgtctgtctctctcccaccctctctctctttctccctgtgttGCACGTGCCCAGTGTGATACAGAGCTCTAACCTTACTTCACAAACAAGCCATCGCACCGACTCCCCTAACCACATCTAAAACCACTCAAATTGTGTCCACAGGAAGTCAGCATACACTTTCATGACTTTGAAACTGTATACTGTGCTGCTTATGAAAGCATTGACTGACAGTAGATCTTTCCATTCATCCCCTTTATAATGATCCAGCAAGTGTGAAGTCAGGACAAACCACTGGATGAAATCAATTCCCCACAGCATTTCAGGATTAGTGCAAAAGCAGACAAAGCAGATCGCCTACAATGCAAAAGAATATGAACCGTAGCCGGGGTCTCCCACACCTCAAACCCGACCAACAGGTGCATTCTATCTCAACACACTCAGACAAAACAATCAGACTTTGTTTTTGGTCACAGGACCATTTCATAAAAACAATTTTAGAAACCTTTTCTGACCTAGGAAGTAAATAAACAGCTTTgagtttatttgttgcttttctaCATTCTTCTCCTCTGGATATCTAATGAAcagtggctggctggctggctggtgtgACTCCAGgcgtgggggtgtgtgggttcAGCTCCTGAGAGGAtcggagaagaggagaggagaggagatcaaTCCTTCATTGACTCTGTCAGCATTATGATGCGAGGGTAATTAAAAGCCCAGGGGAGGCCGGTCGGTCCTCTTTGGGAGACTTCTGCACTGGCCTGCACTGGACGAGTAAAGCACAAGTGCTGCCTGGTTAGCCTGGTCGCTAACCTGCCGCTTATCAGCAGCAGCTCAGGCCATGCTGGGTCTTTGAtttaacacacactcaagctacaaatatatataatgcCATGTGTATTGAGGCATATGAAGATGAAAATGAACATTTAAAGAAAATAGTATCAGCTTTTTTAGGGGagttttattaaatatttagtCAGCCAGTGGCATCTATTTAGGTATTAGCCAATAGGTGAGTGGAGTTTATGTTATTGTAAGCATGGGGAGAGGAGATCCTAGGAGTCTCTGCTTGCATTTGATAGGCTCCCCAGATGGAGTCCCAAAAATGGGTCCCCATGCACTTAGTATGATGTGGACATGACATATTGACTAACTTGTCTGGCTATGGATTAAACATTAGATTGTtaagagaaaatgaaagatGGAGCCGGCTACAAAAGCAAGCCCAGTGAAACAAGGCAATAGGGTGCAACGTTTGCAATAGGCACATTGATATGACTACTGTAAGGCACTCTGCTGGTTAACATCAGCtgatatgcttgtgtgtgtgtgtgtatgcatgtgtgtgtgtgtgtgtgtgtgtgtgtgtgtgcatgtgtgtgtgtgtgtgtgtgtgtgtgtgtgtgtgtgtgtgcatgtgtgtgtgtgtgtgtgtgtgtgtgtgtgtgtgtgtgtgtgtgtgtgcatgtgtgtgtgtgtgtgtgtgtgtgtgtgtgtgtgtgtgtgcatgtgtgtgtgtgtgtgtgtgtgtggcaaggcatcgctcttctctctgtctgttccctcccaccctctctctttctccctgtgttGCACGTGCCCAGTGTGATACAGAGCTCTAACCTTACTTCACAAACAAGCCATCGCACCGACTCCCCTAACCACATCTAAAACCACTCAAATTGTGTCCACAGGAAGTCAGCATACACTTTCATGACTTTGAAGCACAACATACTGTAGCACAACGAAGAAAACGTGTTATTTGACAAATGAATCTTTTCCATTGGTCCCCTTTATAATATTGATCCAGCAAGTGTGAAGTCAGGACAAACCACTGGATGAAATCAATTCCCCACAGCATTTCAGGATTAGTGCAAAAGCAGACAAAGCAGATCGCCTACAATGCAAAAGAATATGAACCGTAGCCGGGGTCTCCCACACCTCAAACCCGACCAACAGGTGCATTCTATCTCAACACACTCAGACAAAACAATCAGACTTTGTTTTTGGTCACAGGACCATTTCATAAAACAATTTTAGAAACCTTTTCTGACCTAGGAGAAGTAAATAAACAGCTTTgagtttatttgttgcttttctaCATTCTTCTCCTCTGGATATCTAATGAAcagtggctggctggctggctggtgtgACTCCAGGCGTGGGGAATTGTGTGGGTTCAGCTCCTGAGAGGAtcggagaagaggagaggagaggagatcaaTCCTTCATTGACTCTGTCAGCATTATGATGCGAGGGTAATTAAAAGCCCCAGGGAGGCCGGTCGGTCCTCTTTGGGAGACTTCTGCACTGGCCTGCACTGGACCGAGTAAAGCACAAGTGCTGCCTGGTTAGCCTGGTCGCTAACCACCAACCGCCCTATCAGCAGCAGCTCAGGCCATGCTAGGTCTTTGAAGTTTAACTTACACACTCAAGctacaaatatatataatgcCATGTGTATTGAGGCATATGAAGATGAAAATGAACATTTAAAGAAAATAGTATCAGCTTTTAGGGGagttttttattaaatatttagtCAGCCAGTGTGTACATCTATTTAGGTATTAGCCAATAGGTGAGTGGAGTTTATGTTATTGTAAgcatggggagagaggaggtcCCTAGAGGAGTCTGCTTGCATTTGATAGGCTCCCCAGATGGAGTCCCAAAAAATAGGTCCCCCATGCACTTAGCTATGATATTGGACATGACATATTGACTAACTTGTCTGGCTTCATGGATTAAACATTAGATTGTTTAAAATGAAAGATGGAGCCGAGCGCACAAGCAAGCCCAGTGTAAAACAGCGAAAGGGGAGCAATAGGGTGCACGCGTTTGGCCATGGAGAACGTGATATCGACTACACTCGCAGGCACTCTGCTGGTTGGCATCGCtgatatgcttgtgtgtgtgtctgcatgcatgtgcatgtgatagtgtgtgtgtgtgtgtgtgtgtgtgtgagtgtgagagagagagagagagagaaagagagagagaatgtgtctgttagtgtgagtgtgtgtgtatgtgtgtgtgtgtgagagagagagagaaagagagtgtgtgtgtgtgtgtgtgtgtttgtgagtgtgtgtgtgtgtgtatctgtgtgtggggcgggtgatgctgttttgaacaattgCTTGATAAGATGCCATGGGGCATTGTCCCGTCGGTTTCAGATCAATTCCTGCATCCTGTGAACAGAGCATGCAAAGGCTCCCGGGAGCAGTGAGTCCAGTTAGCATTCCACGGGTACAGGCAGTGGCCGTGCATACGGCTAAATTTAGACGCTAATTTTCACTCCGAACGTGACATGAATGACTGATCACAGACCGTTTTGGAATTATGCTGACAAAGGACAAAGAAAAATACACCTCCCGTTGATAGGtaggttttgttttatttgtttgtttgtctatttatatgatttgtttgttttctttcttgcaTGTTTGttggcttgtttgtttgtctgtttattttatCCACATCCTCATAATTGAATATCTAATAAGAAGATCTAAATGTAGCAGTTTATCCTCTTGATCTTAGATATCCTCCATTCTAGATTTGGAgcattttgtttgcttgttgttgttgtattgtttgtttgttgacatCTGTTTTTTCTTgcctgctgttgttttttttcctgctgGTCGCTGGCAGCACCGACATGTGGTAGGGAACATGGGGGACTGGAACCTGCTGGGGAGCATTCTAGAGGAAGTCCACGTCCACTCCACCATCGTGGGCAAGATCTGGCTGACCATCCTCTTCATCTTCCGCATGCTGGTGCTCGGTGTGGCGGCCGAGGACGTCTGGGTGGACGAGCAGAGCCAGTTCGTGTGCAACACGGAGCAGCCGGGCTGCAAGAACGTCTGCTACGACCGCGCCTTCCCCATCTCGCTCATCCGCTTCTGGGTGCTGCAGATCGTCTTCGTCCTCGCCTCGCCTGCCTACATGGGCCACTGGCCACCGCACCGGGCGCGCTACCGGAAGGAAGGGCGCCACCAAGGAGGAAGGTCCAGCTGCGGGCCgagctggaggagatggagcCCCTGCTGGACGAGCACAGGAAGCTGGAGAAGGAGCTCAAGAGACTGGAGGAGCAGAAGAGGGTGAAGAAAGCTCCTCTGCAGGGCTCGCTCCTCCGCACGTACGTCATTCATATCCTAACCCGATCAATGGTGGAGGTGGGCTTCATAGTGGCTCAATATATCTTATACGGCATTGGCCTGAATCCCTTGTACAAGTGTGAGACTTTGCCCTGTCCCAACATGGTGGACTGTTACGTCTCCCGGCCGACGGAGAAGACGATCTTCATGGTGTTCATGATTGTGATCGCGTGCGTGTCCCTGTTCCTGAACCTGATGGAGATATCGCACCTGGGTGTGAGGAAGATCAAGCAGACGTTGTCGGGGCTGCAGTCGGCCGGCGGTCACAGCGGCGGCGGAGGTGGAGGGGACAGCCCTGGCCACCTGCCCTACAAGCCCGGCCTGCAGCAGCTGTGCGTGGTCACTAACATGTCCCCGCAGAAGAAGTACCCCACGCTGGGGCAGACGAGCTACACGCACGAGTGCCACGGCGAGCCGCCTCCGCTCTACCTGGCCGCCATGGACGCCATACCCGGCGAGATGCAGAGGGACAACAGCATCGACGAGGGcggaggaggtggaggcggAGCTGGAGGCGGAGGCTGTGGTGGGGGCAGCGGTTACCCCGTCTCCTGCTTTGCCCAGCAGCCTCGGCAGCTGCGCTTGGCCAGCCAGGGCCGCATCCAGGGCCTGCGCTTCCAGATGCCCCTGGAGCAGCCGCCGCTGGGCCTGCAGCACGGCATCTCCGAGAGCCAGTCCCAGCTCCTGCACTCCCACCACCAGCAGGACCAGCAGCAGCTCTCCCAGCATCAGCTCCAGCAGGGTGGTGCCAGCGAGGCCGTGGGGGAGAGCCATGGCCGGCTGGTAGGCTTGTCccatcatcagcagcagcagcagcagcagacccaCGAGTGTCCTCACCCTGGCGGCCCCCTGCAGGCCAACTACCTCTCCATGCCCGCTCTGCCCACGCAGCTGACCCAGCACCTGACCCAGCACCGGCCCAGTCGCGTCCTGGACATGCTGGAGGCCCGGAGGGACTCGTCGGACAGAGACGTGCTCTACCCGCCGCACCCGCGCAAGGCCAGCTTCATGGCACGGCTGCCCTCGGACAGCGGCACGTCAGACGTGTCCAGCTGCCCGTCCAGCCAGAGTTTGGAGTCGGAGCTGGGCTCTCTCAACAACGTGCCCATGAACCCGCCCGGGGGACGCAGAATGTCAATGGCAAGTAAAGCCATGCGACTAAAGGCTTCTGACCTACTGGTTTAGAGAGGGAGCGGTCAGTTGCTCTCTATGTCTTTTTGTAGCATATTGTTACACTCTGTTTACCCATAGGGCCATAGGAATGTTCAGTGTGTGCCGTTTATCTGACAATGTGCGTTGATGACATAGACTATATTCAACATTTGTTGCCTGAGATAACAAATAAACAGAATTTAGCCGATGACACTCCTTTTTAAAAAGATGTTTCTAAAATGCCACTGCATAACGACGACGTTATTTCTCTTTCAGAGCGTATTCTTGGACATTTCATCCATTATGAAAAAGTGAACAGACTGACTAGGAGGCCTAGCGGATGCTGACACGATGTCTCCGTGCAGAAGCGAATGAAAGGAGTTATCAGTGGCAAAGACTTCAATCTGCTGTCCTAGAAACGCATTGGCACTAAAGCCAACAACTTCAAgcttttattttcatttgttttgttttgtttttttaaggtTCATGTGCTTTTCTACTGAGATTTTTAGATTTTAGCACCTTAAAAAAACCTGAGAGCagcgagtgagaaagagagaaatacaaaAACAATCTGTCCGTTGCCAGGGCAACGGACAAGCACATCAAAGACCTCAGGACTGAGGATAACTGAACAAAACGCAGGAACTTACAAGCATGAAATGTGATGTAAGCCTCAAGACTTGAGACGTGGAGGAGAGGTTCTGAACTACTAATGAActttgacaacacacacacacacacacacacacacacacacaaacatgttcttTGTTGATTGTACTGCTGGAAACAGTGACAGTAAGAGATATGCTGTACTGCCATGGGAATGCAAAGCAAAATtctattaaaaatgttttttttctttaaacaaAAAGCAGTTGAGTATTTGTTGATGTTTGCATGCcgttttgagaaaaaaaaatcaaatctgTTTTCAACCGATCCTTATTTACATACTTTGGTAGTGTCATATACAACAACAATTTGGTCGTATCAGCTTCACTCGCTTCATAAATGTCGAACTATTTACACTATTCAACATTACGAAAAAGGATTAGTAACCAGGGTTGATATTTATTTGGATTCAAACAACATAATCAAATTCTCTGCATTGCATAACAAACACGATCACAATCATCCACTTAAGAGTGCTTTGACCAATGACAGATGAGGTATATTAGAATTGAGCAGGTAACTTATTACCATTTTGACAGGAACCACAGTTGATGCTTGCATTCATTGTGGTGTTTCTTTATCATCTCACACTGTTGTTCAAAGGCAAGTGAGGCTACCAGGGAAGAACGTGCTATTTACAAACAACTGGTTATGAATATATTACACAATCAGACATTGACATTTGGAATTACCTACAAAAGCTGTAAACGTTCTCTGGTGCGCCATCACCAGATTGGCTGCTCAGGTAAATAAAGGTCCAATCAAATCTTAGGAGTCCAATATTCCCAAGCAAACATTTCCGAGAAAAGTGGAGAAAGTTTCTAGTTTCCTGATCTCTTGGTATTGTGGTCCATTAGTAGCTATTTTCCCTACCAAAAGGTGATCGTAAAACATCACAAGTAAACATTTCACAAGacttttgagaaacactgaaatAAATAGCAGTTACGCACTACATAGCAGATATATCAGATCTGATGGTTTGCAAATGTGCTTGCGGTATTAAACAGTTGATTCCTGAGTAACTTTGGTCACATTATAAAAAACAACACATGGTGCGTCGTGATGATataaaagactgtgtgtgtgtgtgtgtgtgtaatgtgtggaaTGGCACACTTGTAAGATTCGAAACAGAACTCCAGAATTTAGAACACTTGGGTGTCATCCATAAAACTGTATGGTGGTGTAAAGCTTACAAAAAAGATACTTGATCACTGCTctgcttcaaccctctctgctaACAATGTCAATTGAAAATGTCTACATCTACTGAGTAAATGCAAACATATATAAGAGGAAGACTGTTGTTTGTTTTAGTTGAATTACTAGATTGATGTTTTGGTCAAAGTTAATCGTTAGCTTGATGATAACCTAGCTGGCAAGTACACCAAGGCTGTAGGTGTTAAAGGAATAACACACTGGCAATTACACCAAGGCTGCACAGTAGGTTTTCCCTGTGGATCAGCATGTGGACCATAGTCAACAGGGACTGTACTGTAGCTATGATACATTTATGATATTTCCCATGGCCTTTGTATAGCTGTCTTGAAATAGGACACCTTTCAAGCTATTTttctttgtatttttccagtagCTACATAAAAATCTAGTATCAATTAAACAGTTTTAactctatttttgtttttcaaacacaatCACAAAACAATCACAAAGATGTCATGACCCTTGCTTTGCTCTGAAACATCAAATCTAACTAAAAACACCCACAATATGTTTCTCATGCTTACCAAAAAAGATTCCCATGTGTAGCTCATTTGGTGATATGCAATTTTCAGTCAGTTTGGCagagaaaaagacagcaaaAGCCATCATCATGTGCTTAAATACTGACTccacagacaacaaacaagttAGTGGAACACCCCTGGGGTCATTGAAAACAGCTACACACTGATCTTTCTGCCCAGATAAAGACTTGCATGCATCAGAGTAGGCTCCGCAAGACCTCACCACAACTAAACAGTGGGACAGGACCTTTTGATCTGTCGCTCGTTCTCAGATGGGTCAGGCGACCTTCAGAGAAGGACCTTATCAGAGGGATGGAACCGCTCCCAAACAGCCGAGCACTTTTACAGGGTTAGGCGACGGAACCATCTCCAAGTTGTGGTTGATGGATggaaccttgtgtgtgtgttccggtTCTTTTCTGTGGATGCTCTGGTTGAGACAGGCGACGCTCTCCCTGATGTCTACCATGCAGGCTCTTAGCTGGCTCCTCTCCCTCAGAAGTGACTCCTTCTCACACACctgtatccacacacacacacacacgcgcgcacacacacacacacacatgtgcgcgcacacgcacacaaacacacacacacacacacacacacacacaaaaacacacacacacacacacacacacacacacacacacacacacacacacacacacacatttcagagtATTATTCTCACACATCTGTGTTCACACTGTACACATTTCATTGTGTTACTTCCACGACAGCATCTACACCTACAACACATTTCAGTGTTTTTCATATCTGTGTACTGTGTAAATCACACACTATTACaatgaggcctgtgtgtgtgtgtgtggggtaaaaTGATCTACAAATCTACATGATGGCTGGTGGGAACATGTGACATCAAGGGCAAACACAATATACATAAGAAGTGTGATgcttttaatatatatattgtatatgccatgtctgtgttgtatgtgttttctgAATGGACCTTGGAGCgagaaagatgatgatgatagatagataatagatagatagttagattACTTTCTTCATCCCCAAACGGATATtatggtgttacagcagcaattaataatataaaacacatatcacatttacacatacaagttaaaaataaatacaattggaTATAAAGTCTCTGTGCGTGTGGTTGTAAACTGTGCATTGTCTCTCAGAATAAGATCCTCCTCTCCCAGCAAAAGGGACAGTTATTGTAAATAGTTATGGCAGTGGGCAGAAATGATTTCCTATAACGGTCCTTGTTACAGCGAAGTTGAAGCAACCTCCAGCTGAAAACACTGTTGTCTGACCAGTAGCTTGTTCAGTGGATGTGAGGTGTTGTCCATAATGTTAAGGAGATTTGGCAGCATCCTTCTCTCAGCAGCCAGCTCTAGGGGCtcaagtgatgatgatgatcagcccccatccccaactccccaccccaccccccacacacacatacacacacacgccaaccaTCAATAAAtacaactgcacacacagacatacacacacacacacacagacacacacacacacacacacacacacacacacacacacacacacacacacacacacagacacagacacagacacaaacacgcgcgcacacacacacacacacacacacacagacacacacacacacacagacacaaacacgtgcgcacacacacagacacacacaaacactgacagcACTTGTTAGCTGTTACCAGTTTGTGTATGTCCACCTCCAGGCTCTGGATGCAGTCGAGCTTCCTCTTACGGCATCTCTGGGCGGCGACTCGGTTCTTGCTGCGACGCCGTTCCTCCTGAACGAGCTCCAGCTGCT from Alosa alosa isolate M-15738 ecotype Scorff River chromosome 1, AALO_Geno_1.1, whole genome shotgun sequence harbors:
- the gja10a gene encoding LOW QUALITY PROTEIN: gap junction protein alpha 10 a (The sequence of the model RefSeq protein was modified relative to this genomic sequence to represent the inferred CDS: deleted 2 bases in 1 codon), with translation MGDWNLLGSILEEVHVHSTIVGKIWLTILFIFRMLVLGVAAEDVWVDEQSQFVCNTEQPGCKNVCYDRAFPISLIRFWVLQIVFVLASPAYMGHWPPHRARYRKEGRHRRKVQLRAELEEMEPLLDEHRKLEKELKRLEEQKRVKKAPLQGSLLRTYVIHILTRSMVEVGFIVAQYILYGIGLNPLYKCETLPCPNMVDCYVSRPTEKTIFMVFMIVIACVSLFLNLMEISHLGVRKIKQTLSGLQSAGGHSGGGGGGDSPGHLPYKPGLQQLCVVTNMSPQKKYPTLGQTSYTHECHGEPPPLYLAAMDAIPGEMQRDNSIDEGGGGGGGAGGGGCGGGSGYPVSCFAQQPRQLRLASQGRIQGLRFQMPLEQPPLGLQHGISESQSQLLHSHHQQDQQQLSQHQLQQGGASEAVGESHGRLVGLSHHQQQQQQQTHECPHPGGPLQANYLSMPALPTQLTQHLTQHRPSRVLDMLEARRDSSDRDVLYPPHPRKASFMARLPSDSGTSDVSSCPSSQSLESELGSLNNVPMNPPGGRRMSMASKAMRLKASDLLV